TTCGGTTTCCCCTTGCGTATGTTAAGATTCCCTTTACTTATCTTGTCTGGAATATTTGGCCTTTTGGGAACAGCGATTGGGATTTGTACGATTTTCATTCACTTGCTTCATCTTCATTCATTTGGGACTCCTTACCTTTCCCCGGTGGCTCCGCTTAACAAGCGTGGGCTTAAGGATGTGTTGTTAAGATGGCCACGAAGGCTTGCAAAAAATGAGAGGGATCAACCATGATGCGTACTGCTAAACTTTGTTTACTATTTCTATTACCTCTTTGGCTCACAACCGGCTGCTGGAACCTTAAGGAACCGGATCAACTCTCATTTGTCACAGGAAATGGACTAGATTTGACAGAAGACGGGAAATTGGAAGCGAGTACTCTTGTAGTTGTACCAACGGGGGTTGCTGGTGGCGGACAAATCAGTGGGGGAGGAAAGAAAGAAAGCTTTCATGTGATAAGTGCTACTGGTGCTAACGTTACAGAGGCGATTGTGAAGATTCAAGCAAAACTATCGCGAGTTGTATTCCAAGGGCATCGAGATATCGTCCTTGTCGGACAAAAATTGGCAAAACAGGGAATGGGTGAAACATTCGATCCGTTCATTCGGAATGCCCAATCACATATAGTTTCATTAGTATTTGTGGTGAAAAATGGAAATCCAAAAGACGTCTTTTCAAATGAGCCAATGTTTGAGCCGAACATTTCAATAGCACTTGAGAAGGAGCAAAAAGCATTAGGCTTCAAACCGTATCTATCCCGTGAGTTTATTGCGGATGTAATGAGTGATGGAATACAGCCTCTATTACCGGCAGTTAGTTTAAATTCCACAAAACACTTTAGTTATTCTGGATTTGCCATTCTAAACAAAGACGATGGTGTGAAATTGGTGGGATTCTTAAATAGGAAAGATTCATATTATGCAGCTTGGATGACTGACAGACTAACAAGTCTCACACTCACTTCATTTGTTCCCAAAGGGGATGGAAACGTTAGTTTAAGGTTAGAAAAATTGGGTCGGCGGATTCGGGTGAAAAAAGTCGATGAGCGAATTCAAATTAGCGTCCATCTTAAAGGAGAAGGAACCATCATGGAAAACAATACAAACCTAGACCCATCTAAACGAAAGGATCTTTTGCTCATACAAGATGAACTTAGTCATAAGACACAGAAATCTGTACAACTACTTGTCAAAAAAGTTCAAAAGAAATACAAAATTGACATCTTCGGGTTTGGTGAAAGTGTACATCAACAATATCCTCAAAAGTGGAAAACGTTAAAGAAAAATTGGACCAAGATATTTCCTACTGTTGATGTTTCGGTCAAAGTAGACCTTCAAATCAATGATCCGGGTATAACCAATTCGTCTTTGAATAAGCCTTAAATTTCATTCAGGCTGCTAGCTGTTGATTTTCTATAAGGAGTGGGCAAAAAATCTATGAAGCTTTCAGGAACGCAACTGGTGTGGATCATGGTAACGACTGAAATAGCAGCAATGCTCGGATTAAGAATTACGCCAGCAATCCAAGTGGCGAAACAGGATGCGTGGCTTTCTATGATAGTTGGGGGTATTATAGGTGTAGCTTTAACCTTTTTGGTTGTTCATCTATGTATTCTCCACCCCAACCAAACATTGTTTCAATTTAGCCAAGCACTGTTAGGTAAATGGTTAGGAAGATTGATTGTCCTTCCATATTTGGTTTCCTGGTATATTCTAACTGCTGTGTTACTGCGTGCCTTTGCAGATTTTATCCATCTTATACTTCTAAAC
This genomic stretch from Neobacillus niacini harbors:
- a CDS encoding Ger(x)C family spore germination protein codes for the protein MMRTAKLCLLFLLPLWLTTGCWNLKEPDQLSFVTGNGLDLTEDGKLEASTLVVVPTGVAGGGQISGGGKKESFHVISATGANVTEAIVKIQAKLSRVVFQGHRDIVLVGQKLAKQGMGETFDPFIRNAQSHIVSLVFVVKNGNPKDVFSNEPMFEPNISIALEKEQKALGFKPYLSREFIADVMSDGIQPLLPAVSLNSTKHFSYSGFAILNKDDGVKLVGFLNRKDSYYAAWMTDRLTSLTLTSFVPKGDGNVSLRLEKLGRRIRVKKVDERIQISVHLKGEGTIMENNTNLDPSKRKDLLLIQDELSHKTQKSVQLLVKKVQKKYKIDIFGFGESVHQQYPQKWKTLKKNWTKIFPTVDVSVKVDLQINDPGITNSSLNKP